A single Limanda limanda chromosome 19, fLimLim1.1, whole genome shotgun sequence DNA region contains:
- the LOC133025765 gene encoding hepatic lectin-like, whose protein sequence is MKASSRRSGVTWERVALLVLSVLLAAALTALGVTHETCPRCEDGWEPHGGKCYFFSWVTSSWTQSRTQCILMRGDLVVINNREEQRFLESRVRGKMDTYYDKFWIGLTDSKKEGEWLWVDDTRLDSSLMFWRDYEPDDWYRDYPDGEDCVMMGEKDGATNLKSWDDQYCRTPQKYICEKPEKA, encoded by the exons ATGAAAG CATCAAGCAGGCGATCGGGGGTCACATGGGAGCGAGTGGCCCTGCTGGTCCTCAGTGTTCTCCTGGCAGCTGCCCTCACAGCTCTTGGTGTAACCC ATGAAACATGTCCGAGGTGTGAGGACGGCTGGGAGCCACATGGAGGAAAGTGTTACTTCTTCTCCTGGGTTACTTCATCCTGGACTCAGAGTAGAACACAATGCATCTTAATGAGAGGAGACCTGGTTGTGataaacaacagagaggagcag AGATTCCTGGAGTCTAGAGTGAGAGGAAAAATGGACACATATTATGACAAGTTCTGGATCGGACTGACAGACTCAAAGAAAGAGGGTGAATGGCTTTGGGTGGACGACACACGACTGGATTCAAG TTTGATGTTTTGGCGTGACTACGAGCCAGACGACTGGTACAGGGATTATCCTGATGGAGAGGACTGTGTGATGATGGGGGAGAAAGACGGAGCCACGAACCTGAAGTCCTGGGACGATCAATACTGCAGAACGcctcaaaaatatatttgtgagaAGCCAGAAAAAGCATGA